CCGATTACGATGACCATTATCGGAGATTTGTATACGGAGCAGACTGCCCGGGCAAAAGCGCAGGGCTGGATTAGTGCTGTATGGGGACTTTCCGGTGTGGCAGGTCCGTTGGTCGGAGGATTTTTGGTCGATACACTGACGTGGCGTTATATCTTTTTTCTTAACTTACCTTTTGGACTTGTATCGTTTTTCATGCTCATCTTTTTGTACAAGGAAAAGCTTGCCGTCAAAGAAAAGCGCCATATCGATTATCCGGGCGCGCTTATTTTTTCGGTCGGGACGATCGCCTTGTTGTATGCCTTGCTAACAGGTAGCCAGAATCAATCCTGGACCAGTCCAGTGACGATTTCCTTGATCGTATTTGCTTTGGTGACCTATCTAGTGTTTGTATCGGTGGAGAAGAAATCGCCTGAGCCGCTGATTCCGCTTTCGCTTTTTACCAATCGAAATGTAACCATGATCAATCTGCTGACGCTCTTGACCAATGGAATTGTAATCAGCATGGTGGTTTACTTGCCGATCTGGAGCCAGGGAGTCTTGGGCGAAAGCGCGACGATGGCTGGCTTTGTTCTAACACCGATGCCAGTTTGCTGGACGATTGGCTCTATCCTTGCGGGGAACTTGTTAGGAAAGCTACGAGCGGAACAGTTATTTATCGCAGGGACAGCCGTTCTGACGGTAGCGACAACATTGTTGAGCTTCCTATCCACTCACTCAGCGGGATACCTCATTTATGTGGCTGTGGGCTCAATTGGTTTAGGAATGGGACTCATTTCCCCAATCGTTATGGTAAAAATTCAATCGTCTGTTGAAGTCGACAAGAGGGGGACTGCCATTGCCCTCAATACATTCACGGGTACATTTAGCCAAACCTTCGGGGCAGCGGTATTTGGAATGTTGTTCAACATGGTGACTGTAGCAGGTGGCCATACGAATTTAGGGGCCTCGTTTGAACACGGATCGATCCCTGTGGCCCAGCTGGCACAGATCCGAGACTTATTGGCTAGTGGTGTTCATGTGGTCTTCACAGGCACCTTCGTGCTTGCGATAAGCAGCTTTGTTCTGACCCTTTTGATCGCAAAAGGAAACCGAGTCAAGCAGACTCACTAATTCGAAAACGTCCGCCGCGTGCGGGCGTTTTTCAATATTTGGTTACAATTTTCCAAAAAATGCAAACTTCGTATTGCCAGCCGTTACATTCATCGATACTATTTTCCTAGATACCCAATTTCTTGCAGACAGGAGTGCATGAGATGATGGAGGAGATTCGTCCGGTTTCCATTGACGATATCGATGAGGTCGTGAGAATAGCAGCGCTGAGCTACCCTGGAAGCAATCTACTGGGTGCAGAGAGCAGACAGCGATTTGCCCAACGCGTAAGGGAGACGATCGAAAACGACCCACATGTCAGCTACCACGGCTGCTACCGTAATGGACAATTAGCGGGTATAATGAAATGGTACGATTTTCCTATGAATGTTCTTGGTACACCGCTTTTGACTGGCGGAATTGGGCTGGTCGCCGTAGACCTTTTGCATAAAAAGGAAAAGGTCGCCATGTCGATGCTTCAAGGCTTTCTTTCCAGCTATCGGGAACGGGGAATCTCGCTGGTCTCTCTCTATCCGTTTCGTGTTGATTTTTACAAGCAAATGGGGTTTGGAATAGGGACCAAGGTTCATCAATACAAGTTCAAGCCGTCCAGCCTGCCGTTTATAGGCAAGGACAAAATCATTTATATAAGAAAAGAGGACAAAGAAGAACTGTCTGCTTGCTATCATCGCATCGCCCGTCAAACCCATGGCATGATCAAGCGAACAGACCGTGAGTGGGACAGACTCCTCGATGTCCCTGAAATGATTGTCGTCGGTTACAAAAAGGAAGGGAGATTCGCCGGCTATCTCGCTTTCCAGTTCCAGAGCGCTCATGAAAAAAACAAACTCATCAACAACATAGAAGTAAGAGAGCTTCAGTATGAGAGCCGCGAAGCACTTGCACAACTGCTCTCTTTCCTGCGGAGCCAGGCCGATCAGATTCAGCGAATCGAGTTCACGACGACGGACGAAGATTTTCATTTGTTGCTATCCGACCCGGGCAATGGAACGGATTCGATTTTATGGAGCATTTATCATGAGAGCCATGTATCTGGAGTCGGTCTGATGTATCGGATTATTGATGTACCGGGATTTTTTCGTCAGCTGTCCCACCACCGATTTGGTTTGGAAACAGTGAATGTAAAGCTGACGATCCACGATTCGTTCCTGCCTGAGAATGAAGGGACATGGCTCATCAAGTTTGTCGATGGACGTCCGGAAGTAGGAGAGGCAGCGGAGTCTGACGTTTCGGTGGAGCTAGATATTTCGGATTTTTCTTCACTCGTGATGGGGGTAGTAACGGCACGCAAGCTGTATCAATACGGCCAGTTGGAGCTGGATGCACCAGAAAAGCTCCCCATTTTGGATAGACTGTTTGCTGTTTCCGAGAAGCCGAGAAGTGTGACAACCTTTTAGAAAAGAAGGTTCGTCACGTTTTTGACACATTTGGTTATCTTATTTTGCTTCCTCCCATATGTTGTTAGTAAATGGGAGGAGGTACGATTTATGATCTTTCTAACACTGGTTATCTTTTTTGCATTTCTTTTGATTGTTTGGGTGGTCGTTAGACTCCTCTTCCGGCTGGAAAAGCATGATTCCATCACACATGATGAGAGAGAATTATGGAATCGTTTTCAGGTGAAGGAGCAGGAGATCAGATACCGAAAGCCCAAAAAATAAAAAGAAAGGCGCCAAGATGACAGGCGCTCTTTCTTTTGCGTGTTACCCACTATGAGATGAGAAAGAAGGAGAAAACAATGCCAGGTAGATCAGAGGGGCATCAACGTGAATTTTTTCGCTTACGTCTAGAATACGCCCTCTGTGCAGACATGACCATTGTGCTGGTCAAAGGGAAAACGATGGAGATTGGGAGCACGCAGGTATTGATCGAGGATATTGGGGCAGGTGGACTTCGTTTTCTTTCTCATCTCAAAATGCCAGCAAACGACCAGCTCGTTCTGCAGTTTGCGACGGAATTGTGCGGACAGGCTCTGAAAATGTACGGCCACGTCGTTCGCACGATTCCGTGGGAAACGGACTATTACGAATACGCTGTACGGTTTACGATGGAAGAGGAACAGCATCTTGAGATTAATCGCTTGGTAAACCGATTGGCCATCCGCTATCGGCAGAAGCGTACAGCAACAGAAGGACGTTTCTACAAAGGTGACCGTTTGACATTTTTAAAAGAGTTGGCTCAAGCAAGTCTTTCGATGCGAGCCAGTGAAGCATAGATAAAAAGGCTTTCTGTTGTGCGAATACAACGGAGAGCTTTTTTGTTTGACATGGAATAAACACAGTGATAAGTTATCTATAATAACTCAAACGAATAAAGGTTGTGTTTATAGATGAGTCTTCATGAAGCATTTTGGAGCGCTTCTCTTCAAGAATGGAAGCAAGGTTACATCGAACAAGAAGAACATTTCATGTGTTTGCTCTGTGGGGAACAGGTGGAGAAAGGCATCATTTATCCGGTGGAGGATGTCCTGTACGAAGCCTCCCGCTTTATCCGCCATCATATTGAGGTTACGCACGGTTCTGTCTTTACCCACCTGAGCCAGTTGGATAAACGATTGACGGGCTTGTCTGATCATCAAGTTAATCTACTTCGCCTTTTTTACCAAGGAAAGACAGACGCCGAGGTTCAAAATGAAATGGGGATCGGCAGTGCATCGACGATCCGTAATCACCGCTTTGCACTCAAGGAGAAAGAACGCCAGGCCAAGGTGTTCCTGGTCATGATGGAGTTATTGCATGAAGCGGATAAACAGCAATCGTCCAATGATGCCAAATCAAGCAAGCAAAAGAACAACTCGAAAGATGGCGATGTCACAGAATATGCCGCGGTCGTAAAGAAATTCCTTCCGAATGGACTATCAGGTCGATTAGAGCGCTTCCCACGCAAGCAAAAGCATAAACTCATCCTACTCGAAGAGATTTCCAAAAAATTCGAGCTTGATCGTCTCTACACCGAGCGGGAAGTGAATGAGATTCTCGAAGGTCTCTACGATGATTATGTGACCTTGCGGAGATATTTAGTCGATGCTGGATTGATGGATAGACAGGCGGACGGTAGTCAATATTGGAGGATCGCTGTGGAAAACGAAGGAGAGGAACGGGGGGCGCAGCAGATGAATCGCAAGCAAGAGCTCAAGCAGATGTACAAGGAAGTAGAAACCGATGCAGGTGTTTATCAAATAAAGAACAAGCAAGACGACAAAGTCTTCATCGCCAGCACGAATAACCTAAAAACGATCAACGGTAGAAAGTTC
The window above is part of the Brevibacillus brevis NBRC 100599 genome. Proteins encoded here:
- a CDS encoding GNAT family N-acetyltransferase translates to MEEIRPVSIDDIDEVVRIAALSYPGSNLLGAESRQRFAQRVRETIENDPHVSYHGCYRNGQLAGIMKWYDFPMNVLGTPLLTGGIGLVAVDLLHKKEKVAMSMLQGFLSSYRERGISLVSLYPFRVDFYKQMGFGIGTKVHQYKFKPSSLPFIGKDKIIYIRKEDKEELSACYHRIARQTHGMIKRTDREWDRLLDVPEMIVVGYKKEGRFAGYLAFQFQSAHEKNKLINNIEVRELQYESREALAQLLSFLRSQADQIQRIEFTTTDEDFHLLLSDPGNGTDSILWSIYHESHVSGVGLMYRIIDVPGFFRQLSHHRFGLETVNVKLTIHDSFLPENEGTWLIKFVDGRPEVGEAAESDVSVELDISDFSSLVMGVVTARKLYQYGQLELDAPEKLPILDRLFAVSEKPRSVTTF
- a CDS encoding MDR family MFS transporter; translated protein: MRLQIMIALMLSTFLAAMEGTIVSTAVPRITSDLAGFEQVSWVYAIYMLATAVSAPIYGKLADLFGRKNVLLIGIGIFLLGSTLCGVATSMWQLIIFRAIQGLGAGSVMPITMTIIGDLYTEQTARAKAQGWISAVWGLSGVAGPLVGGFLVDTLTWRYIFFLNLPFGLVSFFMLIFLYKEKLAVKEKRHIDYPGALIFSVGTIALLYALLTGSQNQSWTSPVTISLIVFALVTYLVFVSVEKKSPEPLIPLSLFTNRNVTMINLLTLLTNGIVISMVVYLPIWSQGVLGESATMAGFVLTPMPVCWTIGSILAGNLLGKLRAEQLFIAGTAVLTVATTLLSFLSTHSAGYLIYVAVGSIGLGMGLISPIVMVKIQSSVEVDKRGTAIALNTFTGTFSQTFGAAVFGMLFNMVTVAGGHTNLGASFEHGSIPVAQLAQIRDLLASGVHVVFTGTFVLAISSFVLTLLIAKGNRVKQTH
- a CDS encoding PilZ domain-containing protein is translated as MPGRSEGHQREFFRLRLEYALCADMTIVLVKGKTMEIGSTQVLIEDIGAGGLRFLSHLKMPANDQLVLQFATELCGQALKMYGHVVRTIPWETDYYEYAVRFTMEEEQHLEINRLVNRLAIRYRQKRTATEGRFYKGDRLTFLKELAQASLSMRASEA
- a CDS encoding DUF2087 domain-containing protein; translation: MSLHEAFWSASLQEWKQGYIEQEEHFMCLLCGEQVEKGIIYPVEDVLYEASRFIRHHIEVTHGSVFTHLSQLDKRLTGLSDHQVNLLRLFYQGKTDAEVQNEMGIGSASTIRNHRFALKEKERQAKVFLVMMELLHEADKQQSSNDAKSSKQKNNSKDGDVTEYAAVVKKFLPNGLSGRLERFPRKQKHKLILLEEISKKFELDRLYTEREVNEILEGLYDDYVTLRRYLVDAGLMDRQADGSQYWRIAVENEGEERGAQQMNRKQELKQMYKEVETDAGVYQIKNKQDDKVFIASTNNLKTINGRKFMLQHGSHPNRQLQKDWDKYGPDAFEIEVLEKVEKKDHPYFDLKDALEKLEDKWMKKLTPYGDRGYHVQKDPS